TCGTACAATGAGAAAAAAACAATACTACTTTCCCTTTGTGCCAACTAAAGTCATTAAGTGACAAATCTAAGGTCACATATTGTGTACATGTAAAACAAGGTTCCTGTGTGTTTGCATGTATCGCTGGTTTCGAACTTTTGCTCATCTCAGCATGAGCAACGCAATAGAATTTAGCGCTAGCTCCAAATCACGGACGGCTATATTGATACATAGACATGGTAGTGTAAAATGTTGCTATCAGCACAATGTAAAGCATAATGGTGGTTTGGtggtgttcgcacacgaacacatcaccgtgtacctccaaagccgagggtgatgcaccgcagctcacgtcaaaggagacccgtccggaagcgCAGTACACAAGCAATCCGGCGGGTGCTTTTCAGGATCCGAAACCCCAcgcgcccgggagggaccccgtttggacacgcggcggctatgggctgccttAGGTTGGTTCGCCCGCCCCTAGATCCTCGAGGATCGCTGCCCTTCGACACGAAGAACGAACGAAGAATGAGAGAGAAAGAATAAGGGAGAGATGTAAAACCAGGGTAAGAAGTAGATGGGTTTTGcaattgtgtgttgttcaatggGCCGTCACCTCTCATCTACGTACGAGGCAactggacttcccgtacaagaaAAGGACTCCAAATCCTGTCCAAAACTTTTCAAAATTAACCAAACTCGGATTAGGTAAGTCTGAGGTAGTTCGGTTTTTGGCTCTCACATGCCACAAACGACCTTGTATGAAGATGCATCCAAAAGAAAATTTAACAGTTTCGACGAGGCGAACAACTTTTGTGTTGAACGTTTTTCGATTCGAGGCCATCTTCAGGGAAAAATCACTCGCGTAAAACAGGTAATTATTCACGCAACTCATCAGAGATAGTCACATGTGTGTCTGGTCCTCGGCGTCACATTTTGCTCGCTACAGGTTCGCGTTGTGCGGGTTCTTTTTGCATATGACTTTGGATTGAGACAAATTTTATATCAAAATCGACCGTTTTGACGAGACGAAGACAATTCGTGTAGATCAGTTTTCCATATGAGTCCGTCTTGGGGGCATAATCAGCCGAACAATGTTCTGGATACAAAATCTCAGTATTTCGAACACAACTTCGGCCTTGGAGATGAGATCGGATGGCTATGGCCTAAATACAAAAGTTTCTCCCTTTGACGATACAGAACTTCCTCACTTTGAGCACTTTTCCATTCGAGGCCTTCTTAATTATGTTTTTGACCATGCCAAAATATGTGTCAACATGCAGTTGTATTTTAAAGACCTAGAGCATGATTGGTTTTCTGCCAATATTTGGCCAAATGTTGGCACTGCCAAATTGGCAATACCAACACTTGGCAACTATTGGCAACTTTCTGTGAGATGGCAAGACGACTTGGTAATCAACCGAGTAGTAGCCAATATTTGGCACAATGCCAAACATTGGCATGCCAATTTTTGGCACCAAACCAATTATGCTACTTCACGTCATTAACAAATTGCGACTTACATATGATTATGTCTTGTTTTTTCTGACAAAACACAGCCATGCTTGAGTGTGTGTAAAACTATAAATTGTAGACCCTTTCTACGTTAACGGCAAAATGCTTCCGTCTGGCGTAAGgcataagaaaaagaaaagaaaaagagggAACAGATTATAGACAGTTGGGTCAAGCAACCCATATAGGAGCATCTCCAACACAACCTTTGGCTACCGAAAGACAGTTTTAGGTGAGGGGAAATAAGGTTTTAGGTAATCGAAAATTCGTCTGCTTTTACAACAACCTAAAAGTTTGATACCTAAATTTCAGCTTTTATTTCTATCACACATATGACAACTAACGGTGGGGAAGCCAGGAGGTGGATCTGACAATTGCCAAGGCGCCGAGCTTGATTTCGGCCGGGGGAACTCACCGGGGTCGAGACGGTTGTTGAATGCCTTGCAAAAGTGTCGAGAGGAGTCGCGCGAGGGTTTGGGGGTGGCAACCAACTCCTGTGGCGCAGCGCCTCCCGAGGGCTGATAGCTCGACACGGAGCCTCGGCTCGGCTATGGTCGCGTGGGGGTCACCGGACTGCTAATCGACCAAGGTGGGTTGCGGCGGTGTGGCGGCGACCATATTAGTAGTCCGCGGGGTGGGAGGACAACTAGGATCGGTGAATCCAGGATACAACATATTGAACTTTGGCGGTGGCTGCGGCCGGGGCCGAggcggggtggggcggcggcgggaaAGTTCGACTTGGGCGGTCGGCGTCCTCACAGTTTTGATTTTTGTTTTAGACTTCGTGCTGATGGCAACCTATATTTTGCATTTGGATAGCAAAATACATGTAGTAGGCTAAAAAACTAGCAAACCATGCCTTTTAAATTATCTGCTGAGGCCGTTTTTTGAAACAAAAAAAATCAATTTTAGTTTTTACGTACGGCACATTTTTTATGCTATCCGTTGGAGATGAAGAGTAAAAGGATACCGCCATGGACGGAGACCCACCACAGCCGtgaagtttttgagattttttCTTTAGGTACAGGCATGGAGCAAGTTTGTTGTGAGTGGCGTCGAAAGGGTTTGTCGCTGCTAGGCACGAAAACGGGTGGCGCTCAAAGAACATGTTGCTGCCGAGGCATTGTGCACTGCGCTACACACCTCTCTTTGAACTCAGGCCGGCCTACCTGGTTAATCATCACTGCATTTTTTTTCGGATGATCAGTGCATGATTTTTTGCAAGTACACCGACGTGTTACGATGCCGGCGCACATGTCCTTGCACAATGCTACAAATCTTGATGTCTGCTCTGTCTCTCCCTGCGTCGACAGCTCGTTACCTCAGCTCAGCCCTGACGCGGACCTCCTCTGACTGACACGCGATGTCTCCGCGACGGTAACAGTGATTGTTTATGTGCATGTCGACCTCTCAGtcaaagaaagaaaagaagaagaaaatgacgCCGTCCCGTCCGTCCTGGGATTTCACACCGGGTGCATGTGCGGTGTACCATCGCCCTGTATGTAATGCAACATCCAGTCATGCAATTGTGCCACAGAAAAATCATGCAATGCGTAATTATTAATGCAAACAGAGGCCGACATGAATTAGTCAAACTGTTAATTTGATTGAAAACCCACGCGAAAACGACGGGGGAGCAAGAGGATGAAGTGGGAGCATTGGGATGGAGCAGGCAAGCCGGATCCCGCTCACGGCTCCTGCCTATCTCTGCTCGTCGATTTGTCGGAAGTACTTTTGCCCGGGTCGTATTCCAACGTACTCGCGAGTATTCAGCCGAACAATGTCACGGTCTCTGCTCACGCCTTGACTCTCTCAAGCTGACCATGCACATCAGTTTCCTCaaagcatctccagccgcgcctcCAACAAGGTCTCCCAGGCGATTTTTCGGCCGCCGGCGCCAAAAAATCGGCCCAGTCACGCCCCCAGGGGCCCTTTTTAcgccggctcgggccgaaattggcgccggcggacccaaccCGAACCTGGCGCGCTGGGGGGCGCTCGGGGGCGCCGGGCGAATCGTTTTTGGCGCGAAAGCGCCGCGGGCCAGCCGCGTCAGCGACACCGCCCGCCTCGTCTTCTCCCGacgcctcggtttcccgcggggaatcaatggcaaggctgccgccggtcagctttgccattgattcctcacgggcggcgcgttCACGGGTGAAGACAGAGCACGGCGAGGTCGAGCTCGACGACGACGCGGCCCTTGAATGGGCACGCCAGGACTCCATCAAGATGGCGACGGAGCGCCAGCGCGCCGCCCTGCGGCGCTTCGAGCAGTGCCGCCGAGGCCGCGACGAAGGAGGAGTCGTCATCAtcgacgacagcgacgacgacgacgacgacgacgcgccggcgccgccaccagccggggaggggtccagcaggggcgcccgagtcaaggaggagaaggccgacgatggcggcggcgacggtgacTTCTCGGCCTTTAGCAAGTTTTTTTATTAGTTTTTATATGTAATGGCGACTACTCGACTTAAATCCGCGAATATAAGCCCAAGTTTGCCAAAATTTGACATGTTTTAGCCAAACTTTGCGTAAATTTGCTACATAATTTTTTTTCCCGCGCCTGGGGCCGGCCCTGGGGACGGCGGCTGGGGGCCAACTCGCCCCCAGGCCCATTTTTTTCGTCGGGTCACCAGCAAGCGGCGATTTTAGGCGCccctggggggccaacggctggagatgctctcaccAAGCCAAAACATTGCACTTCAGTTGtaagtttttttttctttgatTGAGAAGAACATCAGCTGTAGACACGGACCTGATGAGATTGGCAAAGTGATTGTAAGGACGATCCTTAATTAATAAAGCTCTTTTTGTGTGAATATAATTAATACAGCTCTtcattcgcaaaaaaaaaagttatcccggaaaaaaatcattttttttgttttgtagATCATTTCTGAAGATTTTCACGGCCTGGCCTACTACTCCCGTCCGAGCCTGATCCACGAACCCGCATGCACTCGCTGTTCTCTCACTGACGGGCCAGACTTCCGTGGGCCTCCGCTGGACATTCACTCGGCGGCCCCGTGCTCTCGCCCGGGCCGCGGTTTTCACGCAGCTCGGTGTTTCCGCAGACTGGAGCAGAGAAAAACTACGCGTGTTCTTCTTCCTACGAACCCTTTGCTCGTCTCGTCTTCCGATGCACCGCCTCTCCGTTGCTTGAGGCCACGCATTAATGGAGGATGCAGTAAACTGCCGCTCCGTTGCCTTTCTCCGCCCTCCAACCGAGGACAGAGATGGCTTAAAGGGCGCTCCCTTCTCTTCGTGCTCGGACTCAGAGAAGTGGCCGATCAAGTACTCCACAGCGAGCTCACCGACGGCCTTTTGCGCGGCGACTGCCGACTAGTCTAGGTACGTGAGGCTACGCGGTGTGTTCTCTAGTTCTTGACCATCTCTTCCGCCATCGTACTCACTCCCTGTCCATCGCCTTCGATGCAGGTGCAGCGCGAGCCACCTGTCCGACGAATGGCTGACAGCAAGAAGGTGGCCGTGGATGGCGGCAATGGCCGCTTCGAGGACCTCCCGGAGCCTGTGCTCGAGCTGTTGATGTCCTTCCTGCCAGCGCGAGATGCCGTGAGGTCGTCCGTGCTCGCTCGCCGCTGGCGCACCCTCTGGAAGTCCGTGCCAGCCCTGCGCTTTCATCCTTCTCAGTTCGGGAGCGTCCAGGCCTTCAACAATTTCGTTAACAAGCTGCTTGAGCACCGTGACCCAACCGCACCTCTTCATGAATGCCATGTCTGTGCATATCCGGATGGCGAAGAAGAGGAGGCATTCCGTTACGTTGAATCGTGGGTCCAGTATGCCGTCTTGTGCCAAGTGTTGGTGCTTACAGTCGCAAACAGGGGTGCTGGTCGTTGTTATTTGCAGCTATATATCCAACAACAGTGTCATCTCCAAGCACTTGACAAGCCTAATGCTTAAAGGTGTGGAGTTTGGCGAGAACCCTCTAGATCTTTTGAGCTGTGAGGCACTAGAGTCTTTAGTGTTCAATACTTGTTATATCAACCTTGGGTATATGTTACCCAAATCTTTACGACATCTGGAAATCCTACGTTCAACCCTTTTTCCCATGCATACACCACGGAATTATCTTTCTGCTCCAGGTCTGGTTACCTTCGCACTAGATGACTGTTTTGAGTGGACTCCATTGCTTGACAGCCTGCCATCATTGGTAACAGCATCTATCATTATTGGCTTTGAATGCAAAGATAATTGTGACCGTTATAAGTACCTTGGGGATTGCGGCAGTGAGTCATGTGTAGGATGCTATGGTGAAGATGATTCCTCTGTGCTTCTTGAAGGTCTGTCGGGCACTACCAATTTAGAGCTGACAAGTGAATGGTCTATGGTACGTTTTCTGTTTTGATAACTCCTTGTGTTGATTGCCATCCAATATTGCATCCTTGTATGAAATATCAATCAATCAAAGCATGTGTGTTAAACTTTACTGTTGACTGGTTTCATGTTCTTCACAAATATTGCATCATGTTTCTATGCAGACTTCTCCTATAATTGGGTTGTGAAGATGACAGTACATTATACATATATATTGCTAGTTGATACTTCTGACATCACACTATTTCGaagcatacaattataataattTTGCCAGCTGTTTTAGTTTTTTGAACACTTTAGACAGTATGGCTTAGTATTTACTactagttttttttttttgcgtaaACCAAAAACCTGTAAAatctggtgtgtgtgtgtgtgtgtgtgtgtgtgtgtgtgtgtgtgtgtgtgtgtgtgtgtgtgtatgctCACAATCTCACATTGATTAGTCGAGAAATGAAAACTCAAGAATTCAGTTCAGCATTATTCAGATTCTGAAGTTATAACTTTAACTGTTTAGCAAGTTTAATTGTTTTCTGAAGTTACAACTTTACTTGTTTTTCACAATCTTCTGAAGTTACAACTTTATTTGATTTTCAATTTCTCTGCACATTTTTAAGATTTTCAGAAAGGAGTTGAAATGGCGCCCTATGTTTAGCAAGCTAAAAACTGTGTTGCTTAGTGATTGGTGTCTGACAGCGAATTTCACTGGACTACTTTACTTTCTTCGGCACTCACCAATTCTAGAAAAGCTTATCCTTGAACTTCACTATAACCAGGTATATGTTTTTTCATATATGATAACTTCTGTTGCTGATGATAACACGTATACTTGATTCATTTAAGTAAAATCATATGTTCGCGACAGGATTTTGACTTTGGATCAAGTGAAAGCTACAACCCAATGGAATGTTTCTTGGTGTCGAAGCTTCTCAAGGTAGTTGTGGTTGCCGGGAAGAAGATAAAATGATTTGTCAAATTGTGAATGTCCTTGGTACACATGGAGTAACTCCTGCGCAAATTGACATCAAACCTTTTGATTTCCCTCCTGTAAGTAACTGTTTTACAATTCACTAATGTTTATGTAGTCTGCATGTCTCAGTGGAATCAAAAGTAAACCTTAAACTATATTCAAATTTTGAAAAGTAGGCATTGAACTGTTTGTAAATTTTGGAATGAAAAACTCGATTAGAATGTTATATTCTACTGAAAATGCGATTAGGCTAAAGCTAGTGGAAAAAGTAAAATAAGCACATACACAATTTGAGGTATTTTTACTATTGAGGTTAAATGAATCGTTTAATTGCATTCTGCATAGCGAGATCAAGTTGTATGTTGGTCCAATCTTCCAAAACAATTCTTTCTGTGGTATTTGCTGCACTTCAGTGCCGCTTGCTATCCAATCGCACCTTCTCATGTCTGAATATGCACTTCACGTGCTCATTGTGTCTTCTATTGTTTATGCAGCCTTCGGTTTAGAGCAGAGGGAGCTGACAGAGTAAATCAGATGGTTTGCTATTCCTGGTTATTCAGACTTCCATTTCCATGAATTAATTTTACCTGTCCATGTTCCATTCATATGAAGTCATGTTGCCCTTTTGGCTATTTCCTTCTGAACTTGGCCTCATGCCTCAACTTGTACCTTTTGAAGGCCTATGGTCTATTTATATATTTCAGATTCAGAAACTTGTGTATCTAGTTGAACATATGTACTCCATTTTCAGATTCAGAAACAGTATTATGGTACCTGTTCTTTTATATCGAGTAACTTTCATGACGGAAGGCTGTTTCAGTTTTCTTGTTGTTGTTGTGATGATGCACTTGCTAACCATGCTTTTTCTAATTGTGTTCGATCGGTTACACAAGACCTGATTGAGATCGATGTGCATGCCTGTAGCTATATATAAGTGTTGAACACTACCATCATAATACCAAGGTACAGTTAGTCTACTCCATTTTCTGTTAACGATGATCTGTTAGTCTACAACATTTTGCTCTGGGATCTGGCTGTGTCCGTCGAGTATCTCGCAGCAACGCAGTTCGCCCCTTCGATCTTGTTGTCGGTGCCATCAAACGTGATTTTCTTCAGTAATTAATAAAGCGTATTATCTACTCTCGCTTACTCAGCCCCAATACGTCTTTCAGACCTTACATCTTTTCATCAGGCGTAGACAAGAAACCAAACAGCATATCGCTCAGGCTGCCTGAGCAGGCAAAAAACGTCTGCTTTTCCAGGCTACCTTCAGGCGCCGTTTTTTATCAGCAGGGAGCTCAGGGCGGCAACGAAACAGTCCAGAATCTCGTTTTTCCAGCTTATGTTATTTGCCGTTGGATGAATGGACATTGGTCGCGTCTATAGAAGCCAGCCAGCGCTTCTGTGTACAATGCATCACTTTACACTGTGTGCTCTTTGTACTTTTAATCATGGTTATCTTAGAAATTACCTACGAAGATGATTTCCGGCCTGAACATCCCCGCGGTCAGTTCTTCTGGAGTACGCCTCGGAGCGGGGGCTGTCATCGATGGAAACAGACGGGCGCATATACTTCTATGAGGCCGGCTCGCGGAGTTTTTGACGTGAAAGAGACTAAGGGTTGACAGACCAGTGCTAATCAAGCTAAGGAAGAGCCGCCACAACAACGGTAGATGATGGTTGTCATTGATCTCATTTAGAAATAAGGTCGAAGATATAAACACTATGCAAGCTGATGAAATGTCAGTGAGTTTGTTACTCCCTCTCTCTCAGATTACAGGGCATGCGCATATCCCTAGGTCGtcaatttgaccaacctaatacaagtcatatattacaaaaaatataccaatataaacttcagatgttctatttttaaacggtataatttttgtgttatatagtttatattagggTGATAAAATTGGTAACCTATGTATACGCGCAGGACTTGTAaactgaaacggagggagtaaaatgGATGTGATACATTGATGTTAGTTTGTTAAGTGGAACAAATGCGGAGCTTTGTCGTTTGTTCCTAAAATGGATAATGCTATGAATTATATAATTATATCAATTTACTCTTTATAAATCATGCGCACAAACTCTGGCACGATGAATTCATGGGAAGAAAAATCTATTTTTGCGATGACGACTATGTCAATGGTGGGTGCTACTTTCAGCCCGACACTAGTTAACTAGTTACCAGTGGCGGTCGCTTAGCCCGCCATAGATGACATATTATCAGTGGCGGGCACCCGTGAGAGCTTCACCCGCCACTACTGATGGCATTTTTTTCGTCCGTCACTGCTAGGCATTTCTACAGTACCGTATGTGAGGTCCCGCACACTAGTGAAGTGTGCATATCTGACCACACCACTACTAATAGGTTATTGATGGTGTGGGATCATTTAGCCACACCATTCACTTTGATGGCAATGTCACTAATGTAGATTCCCTATAAAACATTTCTGTACTAGTGGATAAGGGTATTCAATTCGGCTTCGGGGAGCATTTGCCTTTGCCCGTCAAAAGAGCTTTTGCAAATGTCAAAACAATATAAAGAAATTTAGATGTGTACATGTCCATGTCCAAATGTTATATACAAATACTCAAGGGCAAAAGTCCAACCATTTCGACATGTGCAAAAAAAAAAGGTTGAGTGCCATTTTATGACATTTTTAGAGCAGCAAactttgttttttttttcatcGTGAAGCAGAGCTACTCCATTGCACATGAAAATTGTCGAACGTGCTTTGAACACTAACAAGGACATGTACATAGAATTTTGTAAGtttgtttgttatttattttaaaTTACTATTCATACCCGCCAccaggagtatatatatatatgctccCGAGGGCCAAAACGCTATGCCCATATTTTGAGCTGCACATCAAAGAGTTGGAACAAAAAAATTGCTTTGTCAGGCGCTCACTGTTCTCAGCAACAGGCCAGGTCTATTTTTTCTTTGACACGCACGTTcttagactagccacaatgggtagtaacatgcCTATGTTACTATCTCTATAGTGAATAGTAGCATAtatgtggtaacatgcaacacttcatttattagtctatagactcatcttgcctcgatatgtgtgatgttactcatactactagtaactagctactccctccgtccggtgaaGAGTGTACATCTAGCTTTAAATTTTGTCCACAAAAAAGTGTACTTCTATCTTCCCAATGCACTTTAAAGTGGGAAAAAAATACTTCTCTCTCATCACACGATAATCAAAACCAATAACAATCTGCACATGGTTTTCTTAATTTTTACATGCACTTAGCTCATTGGGGGTTGGAtaattaatgaggagagagatggTGGCTTGCACCTTTCTAATGCATTTTTTACTCAACTCTATAATTTGTCCTAAAATTTCTAGATGTACACTCttcaccggacggagggagtatgttaccatttgcctctctttcttcatttattgcttgacacatcatctattttatctagatatgcgtgatgttactacctatgttactcccattgtgaGTAGTCTTATGTATGAATCGCATTAAAAAAAAGATCGTATGAATACTCTcgcattttttcaaaaaaaaaagatcGTATGAGTGCCCTcgcattttttcaaaaaaaaaaaaagatcgTATGAATGCTCTCGCCTTCCGCTGTTCGTCGTCTCGTCTTCCGGTCGAATCCTCTCCGTTCCTCGAGGCGACGCATTAATGGAGGATTCGTGGGGACTGGGGACTAGGCCTCTCCATCGCCTTCCTCTGCCCTCAAACCGAGAACGGAGATGGCCTAGGCGAGAGCTCCCTACTGCATAACTCTGCTCGTGCCCGAACAAGTGACCGGTCTGAGTGCTTCAGATTTCAGAGCGAACTCACTCAGCACGGCTTGCCGTGCCATTGACGAGGCCCGGCGACTAGAGGTACGTGAGATTACGATGGTGTCAGTCTTCGATTTGTTTCCATCCTTTTCGTCTGCTTGGCTGATGGTGATCTTGCCCATTACGTGTTCATCTCCTCGGCAGCTGCGGCGCGAGCCACCAGTTCGACGGAATGGCTGACAGCAAGAAGGTGGCTGTGGCCGGCGGCAAGGACCGCTTCGAGGACCTCCCGGAGCATGTGCTCGAGCTGCTGCTGTCGTTCCTGGACGCGCGAGATGTCGTGAGGACGTCCGTGCTCGCTCGCCGCTGGCGCGACCTCTGGAAGTCCGTGCCGGTCCTGCGCTTCCGTCCATCTTCCAAGTTCGGATGTGCTGAGAACTTCAACAACTTTGTTAATAAAGTGCTTGAGTGCCGTGAGCAAACCTCACCTCTTCATGAATGTCATGTCCATTCATATCCGGATGGTAAGGACGAAGTGGCACACCGTGATGTTGAATCATGGGTCCGGTATGCTGTCTCATGCCAAGTCTCGGTGCTTCGAGTTCTGATGTTGGCTGATGGTCATTGTAATTTGGAGCTACCCAACAACGTTGTCATCTCCAAGCACTTGACAAATTTAATGCTTTATTGTGTGGACTTTGACGAAAGCCCCCTTGATCTTTTGAGCTGCCAGGCACTAGAGGTGCTAGATATAGATTGTTGTCGTGTCAACCTTGGGGATATCTTACCCAAATCTTTACGACATCTGAAAATCGTACATTCAACCCTTCTTTCCATGCATACACCACGGAATTGTCTTTCTGCTCCAGGTCTGGTTACCTTTGAACTACAGCACTGTGAAGAGTGGACTCCGATTCTTGAGAGCATGCCATCATTGGCAACATCATCTATCATTATTGGCTTTGAATCCAAAGATAGTTGTGATAATTTTAAGTACCTTGGGGATTGCGGTGTTGAGGCATGTGAAGGATGCTATGTAGAAGATGATTGCTCTGTGCTTCTTGAAGGTCTGTCGGGCGCTACGAATTTAAAGCTGATAAGTGAATATTCTATGGTATGTTTTATCTTTTTGACTTTTTCTAACTCCTCGTTTTGATTGCCATCCAACATCATCCTTGTATCAAATACAAATGAATCAAAATATGCATGTCAAACTTGTTCCTAGTATCCAGTTAAATGTTTTTCATGAATCCACTCTTTCTTGTCATCATGTTTCTATGCAGACATCTCCTAGAATAGGGTTTTGAAAATGACAGTTCATTACAATTTGTTGATAGTTGATAGCCATTTTAGACTACTCCCTCTgccccaaaataagtgtctcaactttgtactaactttagctgagatacttattttgggacggagggagtatatgcaAAACTTTAGACGGTATGTCTTAATATACATTCCTTGTTTGAGTAAACCAAAGGCTTGTAAAATCTGGTTTGTGTATCTCTCTATCCAGTGGCGGAGCTAGCAGAAGATCTCAGGGGGGGCCAAACAAGAAATACACATCTTTGGGGGGGCCAAATGGCTAAACTCTCCTTAATTTAAGCCTCCAAATTTTTTTTCCTTCAGTAATTAGGCCAGGGCTGGGGGGGCAGTGGCCACCCCAGGACTGCATGTAGCTCCGCCGCTGTCTCTATCTGCTCATAATTAATTACTTGACATAAAAACTCATGAGATCTTATTCAACTCATCATTACTGACTCATGTCTCCTAAAGTTAGAACTTTAATTGTTCTTTAATTCTCTGCACTTTGTTAAGATTTTCAGAAAGGACTTGAAATGGTGCCCTATGTTTAGCAAGCTAAAAACTGTGTTGCTCAATGAATGGTGTTTGACTGCAAACTTCACTGGACTACTTCACTTTCTTCAGCACTCACCGATTCTAGAAAAGCTTACCCTTCAATTTTCATATGGCGAGGTATATGTTTTTTCATATATGATAGCTTTGTACTTGAATGTACCATGTACAGCTGATTCATTTGTGTAAAATGTTATGTTTGTGACAGAATTTTGACATTGAGTCAAGTGAAAGCTACAGCCCATCGGATATTTCTTGGTGTCGAAGCATCTCAAGGTAGTTGAAATCCACTGTTCCAGGAAAGATAAAAGGATTTGTCAAATTGCGAAGATCCTTGGTGCTCATGGAGTGACTCCAACGCAAATCAACATCAAACCTTTTTAGTATTCCTGTAAGTAGCTATTTTACAATTCACTAATGTTTATGTAGTCCGCATGTGTCAATGGAATCAAATACTGAACCTTTGAAAAGTGGATGTTGAACtatatttaaattttgaaaagtAGATCGACGTTGAACTGTTTATAAGTTTAGGAATGAAAAAAATCAATTAGAATGTAATATCATCTCCACTTTACGTATGCTACTGAAAATGTGATTAGGCCAAAGCAAGTGGAAAAGGTAAAATAAACACATGACAATTTGAGGTATTTTCACTATTTAGGTGAAATTAATCATTTAATAGCACATCCTTCCAATATCTGCATAACGAGATCAAGTTGTATGTTCATCCAATCTTCCAAAACAATTTCTTATACAGTATTAGCTGCACTTGAGTGCCGCTTGCTATCTGATCGTACCTTCTCATGTCTTAATCTGCACTTCATGTGCTCACTGTGTCTTTTATTGTTTGTGCAGCCTTCAGTTTCGAGCGGAGGGAGCTGGATGACTAAATCAGATGGTTTGCTATTCCGGGTTATTCAGACTTCCATGTGCCTGAATTAATCTTGGTAGCATCAGGTTGCTGTGTTTTGGCTATCTGGACCGTGCGCTTGTCCCTTTTCCATTCATATGAAGTCATGTTGCACGTTTACCCA
The Aegilops tauschii subsp. strangulata cultivar AL8/78 chromosome 3, Aet v6.0, whole genome shotgun sequence genome window above contains:
- the LOC141042608 gene encoding F-box/FBD/LRR-repeat protein At5g22660-like is translated as MADSKKVAVAGGKDRFEDLPEHVLELLLSFLDARDVVRTSVLARRWRDLWKSVPVLRFRPSSKFGCAENFNNFVNKVLECREQTSPLHECHVHSYPDGKDEVAHRDVESWVRYAVSCQVSVLRVLMLADGHCNLELPNNVVISKHLTNLMLYCVDFDESPLDLLSCQALEVLDIDCCRVNLGDILPKSLRHLKIVHSTLLSMHTPRNCLSAPGLVTFELQHCEEWTPILESMPSLATSSIIIGFESKDSCDNFKYLGDCGVEACEGCYVEDDCSVLLEGLSGATNLKLISEYSMVCFIFLTFSNSSFFVKIFRKDLKWCPMFSKLKTVLLNEWCLTANFTGLLHFLQHSPILEKLTLQFSYGEVYVFSYMIALYLNVPCTADSFV
- the LOC141042607 gene encoding F-box/LRR-repeat protein 13-like; the encoded protein is MQVQREPPVRRMADSKKVAVDGGNGRFEDLPEPVLELLMSFLPARDAVRSSVLARRWRTLWKSVPALRFHPSQFGSVQAFNNFVNKLLEHRDPTAPLHECHSQTGVLVVVICSYISNNSVISKHLTSLMLKGVEFGENPLDLLSCLVTFALDDCFEWTPLLDSLPSLVTASIIIGFECKDNCDRYKYLGDCGSESCVGCYGEDDSSVLLEGLSGTTNLELTSEWSMDFDFGSSESYNPMECFLVSKLLKVVVVAGKKIK